A window from Salvia miltiorrhiza cultivar Shanhuang (shh) chromosome 2, IMPLAD_Smil_shh, whole genome shotgun sequence encodes these proteins:
- the LOC131011572 gene encoding reactive Intermediate Deaminase A, chloroplastic codes for MAWCAAARSFHMPAIDVGSLRSRAPLAAGIGCVSLAGANFRRSGPSPPFASLGISTDSTPVLKEAVQTDKAPAALGPYCQAIKANNMLFMSGCLGLVPETGKFVSDSVEDQTEQVLKNMGEILKASGASYASVVKTTIMLADLKDFKKVNEIYAKYFPAPAPARSTYQVAALPLDARIEIECIATLQ; via the exons ATGGCGTGGTGCGCCGCCGCGAGGAGCTTCCACATGCCGGCGATCGATGTCGGCTCTCTACGCTCTCGGGCGCCCTTAGCCGCCGGAATCGGCTGCGTTTCCTTGGCTGGTGCTAACTTCCGCCGCTCCGGCCCGTCGCCGCCTTTTGCTTCGTTAGGCATCTCTACTGATTCCACTCCTG TTTTGAAGGAAGCTGTTCAGACAGATAAAGCTCCGGCAGCATTGGGGCCGTATTGTCAAGCCATCAAAGCAAATAATATGCTTTTCATGTCTGGGTGTCTTGGACTTGTTCCTGAG ACTGGAAAGTTTGTCTCAGACAGCGTAGAAGATCAAACTGAGCAG GTACTTAAGAATATGGGTGAGATACTTAAGGCAAGTGGTGCCAGCTATGCCTCGGTTGTGAAGACAACAATCAT GTTGGCTGATCTGAAAGACTTCAAGAAAGTCAATGAAATTTATGCTAAAT ATTTTCCAGCACCTGCTCCAGCGCGTTCGACCTATCAGGTTGCCGCCTTACCATTGGATGCAAGGATCGAAATTGAGTGCATAGCCACACTGCAATAG
- the LOC131011571 gene encoding uncharacterized protein LOC131011571 isoform X2 → MKVTIEKGVGQQIQQPTRNPPPPSDLPEKPGFPPRKPPRRKTRPGVRLRRESGAPTAKRSSRPETPLLRWKFDEGNQKNVAVDEEVEEAGEPGRRRNRSGVSSRKLAAGLWRLRLAELQDNVAQGGVGLQSGGGHFGASIHCRDADRVHRSPAEDPDSPHSVSGPKHGLLYKFEPSFQFPNYAMEGATKWDPDGWKASDEVKQIFSQTKPNNDHRASSAKVISALEAELEQARTRINELETDRRSSKKKLEQFLRKLSEERAAWRSREHEKVRAIIDDMKADVSREKKNRQRLEIVNSKLVNELADAKLSAKRYLQEYEKERKARALIEEVCDELAKEIGEDKAEVEALKRESMKLREEVDEERKMLQMAEVWREERVQMKLVDAKVMLEEKYSQMNRLIAELEPFLNSRSDSQEIKKADFLRQAAASLNIQDVRELTYEPPNSDDIFSVFEDVNFGESNEREVEPSVGYTPASHASKMHTVSPEIKMLNKDGTHRNSNVYMNQSGELEEDASEWETVSHPEDQGSSYSPDGSDPSVNKNFRASNVSMNGMEWEKDGGGQETPIMEISEVDSARLRQLKKVSSISKLWRSCPSNGDSYKIISVDGKNGRLSNGRLSNAGIMSPDHSSAKGCLSPQDLSGQWSSPDSGNPHVNRAMKGCIEWPRTAQKNSLKARLLEARMESQKVQLRQVLKHKI, encoded by the exons ATGAAGGTAACGATAGAGAAAGGTGTGGGCCAACAAATCCAGCAGCCCACTCGAAACCCTCCGCCGCCCTCAGATCTTCCAGAGAAGCCCGGTTTTCCTCCGCGCAAGCCGCCGCGCCGCAAGACCCGGCCCGGGGTCCGGTTGAGGAGGGAATCCGGAGCTCCGACTGCGAAGCGGAGCAGCCGACCCGAGACCCCTTTGCTTAGGTGGAAGTTCGATGAAGGCAATCAGAAGAATGTAGCTGTGGATGAGGAGGTGGAGGAAGCCGGGGAACCCGGTCGCCGGAGGAATAGGTCCGGGGTTTCCTCTAGGAAGCTTGCCGCCGGCCTCTGGCGGCTGCGGCTGGCGGAGTTGCAGGATAATGTCGCCCAAGGAGGAGTAGGGCTTCAG TCTGGAGGTGGCCATTTCGGAGCCTCTATCCATTGTCGTGATGCTGACAGAGTGCATCGTTCTCCAGCTGAGGATCCGGACTCTCCACACTCCGTCTCTGGTCCAAAACACGGCCTTCTCTACAAG TTTGAGCCTTCTTTTCAATTTCCGAACTATGCAATGGAGGGTGCAACAAAGTGGGATCCTGATGGTTGGAAAGCATCTGACGAAGTGAAGCAAATATTCAGCCAAACAAAGCCTAATAACGACCACCGAGCAAGTTCTGCTAAAGTAATATCTGCCCTCGAGGCAGAACTGGAGCAGGCTAGAACAAGAATCAACGAGCTTGAAACTGATCGTAGATCATCAAAGAAGAAACTAGAGCAATTCTTGCGTAAACTCAGCGAGGAAAGAGCAGCATGGCGTAGCAGAGAACACGAGAAAGTCCGTGCTATTATAGATGATATGAAAGCTGATGTGAGCAGGGAGAAGAAGAACCGTCAAAGACTGGAGATCGTCAATTCTAAGCTGGTAAACGAGCTGGCTGATGCCAAGTTATCAGCCAAGCGTTACCTGCAGGAATACGAAAAGGAAAGGAAGGCCAGAGCACTGATAGAGGAGGTTTGCGATGAGCTAGCCAAAGAAATTGGAGAAGACAAGGCTGAAGTGGAAGCGTTAAAGAGAGAGTCGATGAAACTCCGAGAGGAAGTAGACGAAGAGAGGAAAATGTTGCAAATGGCCGAGGTTTGGCGCGAGGAACGAGTTCAAATGAAGTTGGTCGATGCCAAGGTGATGCTCGAAGAAAAGTACTCCCAGATGAACAGGCTAATAGCGGAGCTCGAGCCGTTCCTGAATTCTAGATCGGATTCGCAGGAGATTAAGAAAGCAGATTTTTTACGGCAGGCAGCCGCCTCTCTTAACATACAAGATGTGAGGGAATTGACATATGAGCCCCCGAATTCTGATGACATTTTCTCCGTTTTTGAAGATGTCAATTTCGGCGAATCCAACGAGAGAGAGGTCGAGCCAAGTGTTGGCTACACTCCTGCAAGCCATGCCTCGAAAATGCACACAGTGAGTCCTGAAATAAAAATGCTCAACAAAGACGGCACTCACAGGAATTCCAATGTATATATGAACCAGAGCGGCGAGCTAGAAGAGGATGCGAGCGAGTGGGAAACCGTGAGCCACCCTGAGGATCAGGGCTCGAGCTACTCACCAGATGGAAGCGACCCTTCTGTCAACAAGAATTTCCGGGCCAGCAACGTCTCGatgaatggaatggaatgggaGAAAGATGGAGGAGGGCAGGAGACACCAATAATGGAAATTAGTGAAGTGGACTCAGCAAGACTGAGGCAGTTGAAGAAGGTTTCTTCAATATCTAAGCTATGGAGGTCGTGCCCGAGCAACGGTGACAGTTACAAGATCATATCAGTCGATGGAAAGAATGGAAGGCTCTCAAATGGTAGGCTTTCTAATGCAGGTATCATGTCACCCGATCACAGTTCAGCAAAAGGTTGCCTTAGCCCCCAAGATTTGTCGGGACAGTGGAGCTCGCCTGACTCAGGAAACCCACATGTGAATCGTGCTATGAAAGGATGCATTGAATGGCCACGCACCGCGCAGAAGAATAGTTTGAAGGCAAGACTGCTCGAGGCGAGGATGGAGAGTCAAAAGGTCCAGTTGCGCCAGGTTTTGAAGCACAAGATTTGA
- the LOC131011571 gene encoding uncharacterized protein LOC131011571 isoform X1, whose translation MKVTIEKGVGQQIQQPTRNPPPPSDLPEKPGFPPRKPPRRKTRPGVRLRRESGAPTAKRSSRPETPLLRWKFDEGNQKNVAVDEEVEEAGEPGRRRNRSGVSSRKLAAGLWRLRLAELQDNVAQGGVGLQSGGGHFGASIHCRDADRVHRSPAEDPDSPHSVSGPKHGLLYKTLNTFYSEIENPLYTMQFEPSFQFPNYAMEGATKWDPDGWKASDEVKQIFSQTKPNNDHRASSAKVISALEAELEQARTRINELETDRRSSKKKLEQFLRKLSEERAAWRSREHEKVRAIIDDMKADVSREKKNRQRLEIVNSKLVNELADAKLSAKRYLQEYEKERKARALIEEVCDELAKEIGEDKAEVEALKRESMKLREEVDEERKMLQMAEVWREERVQMKLVDAKVMLEEKYSQMNRLIAELEPFLNSRSDSQEIKKADFLRQAAASLNIQDVRELTYEPPNSDDIFSVFEDVNFGESNEREVEPSVGYTPASHASKMHTVSPEIKMLNKDGTHRNSNVYMNQSGELEEDASEWETVSHPEDQGSSYSPDGSDPSVNKNFRASNVSMNGMEWEKDGGGQETPIMEISEVDSARLRQLKKVSSISKLWRSCPSNGDSYKIISVDGKNGRLSNGRLSNAGIMSPDHSSAKGCLSPQDLSGQWSSPDSGNPHVNRAMKGCIEWPRTAQKNSLKARLLEARMESQKVQLRQVLKHKI comes from the exons ATGAAGGTAACGATAGAGAAAGGTGTGGGCCAACAAATCCAGCAGCCCACTCGAAACCCTCCGCCGCCCTCAGATCTTCCAGAGAAGCCCGGTTTTCCTCCGCGCAAGCCGCCGCGCCGCAAGACCCGGCCCGGGGTCCGGTTGAGGAGGGAATCCGGAGCTCCGACTGCGAAGCGGAGCAGCCGACCCGAGACCCCTTTGCTTAGGTGGAAGTTCGATGAAGGCAATCAGAAGAATGTAGCTGTGGATGAGGAGGTGGAGGAAGCCGGGGAACCCGGTCGCCGGAGGAATAGGTCCGGGGTTTCCTCTAGGAAGCTTGCCGCCGGCCTCTGGCGGCTGCGGCTGGCGGAGTTGCAGGATAATGTCGCCCAAGGAGGAGTAGGGCTTCAG TCTGGAGGTGGCCATTTCGGAGCCTCTATCCATTGTCGTGATGCTGACAGAGTGCATCGTTCTCCAGCTGAGGATCCGGACTCTCCACACTCCGTCTCTGGTCCAAAACACGGCCTTCTCTACAAG ACTTTGAATACCTTTTATTCTGAAATTGAAAATCCTCTTTACACCATGCAGTTTGAGCCTTCTTTTCAATTTCCGAACTATGCAATGGAGGGTGCAACAAAGTGGGATCCTGATGGTTGGAAAGCATCTGACGAAGTGAAGCAAATATTCAGCCAAACAAAGCCTAATAACGACCACCGAGCAAGTTCTGCTAAAGTAATATCTGCCCTCGAGGCAGAACTGGAGCAGGCTAGAACAAGAATCAACGAGCTTGAAACTGATCGTAGATCATCAAAGAAGAAACTAGAGCAATTCTTGCGTAAACTCAGCGAGGAAAGAGCAGCATGGCGTAGCAGAGAACACGAGAAAGTCCGTGCTATTATAGATGATATGAAAGCTGATGTGAGCAGGGAGAAGAAGAACCGTCAAAGACTGGAGATCGTCAATTCTAAGCTGGTAAACGAGCTGGCTGATGCCAAGTTATCAGCCAAGCGTTACCTGCAGGAATACGAAAAGGAAAGGAAGGCCAGAGCACTGATAGAGGAGGTTTGCGATGAGCTAGCCAAAGAAATTGGAGAAGACAAGGCTGAAGTGGAAGCGTTAAAGAGAGAGTCGATGAAACTCCGAGAGGAAGTAGACGAAGAGAGGAAAATGTTGCAAATGGCCGAGGTTTGGCGCGAGGAACGAGTTCAAATGAAGTTGGTCGATGCCAAGGTGATGCTCGAAGAAAAGTACTCCCAGATGAACAGGCTAATAGCGGAGCTCGAGCCGTTCCTGAATTCTAGATCGGATTCGCAGGAGATTAAGAAAGCAGATTTTTTACGGCAGGCAGCCGCCTCTCTTAACATACAAGATGTGAGGGAATTGACATATGAGCCCCCGAATTCTGATGACATTTTCTCCGTTTTTGAAGATGTCAATTTCGGCGAATCCAACGAGAGAGAGGTCGAGCCAAGTGTTGGCTACACTCCTGCAAGCCATGCCTCGAAAATGCACACAGTGAGTCCTGAAATAAAAATGCTCAACAAAGACGGCACTCACAGGAATTCCAATGTATATATGAACCAGAGCGGCGAGCTAGAAGAGGATGCGAGCGAGTGGGAAACCGTGAGCCACCCTGAGGATCAGGGCTCGAGCTACTCACCAGATGGAAGCGACCCTTCTGTCAACAAGAATTTCCGGGCCAGCAACGTCTCGatgaatggaatggaatgggaGAAAGATGGAGGAGGGCAGGAGACACCAATAATGGAAATTAGTGAAGTGGACTCAGCAAGACTGAGGCAGTTGAAGAAGGTTTCTTCAATATCTAAGCTATGGAGGTCGTGCCCGAGCAACGGTGACAGTTACAAGATCATATCAGTCGATGGAAAGAATGGAAGGCTCTCAAATGGTAGGCTTTCTAATGCAGGTATCATGTCACCCGATCACAGTTCAGCAAAAGGTTGCCTTAGCCCCCAAGATTTGTCGGGACAGTGGAGCTCGCCTGACTCAGGAAACCCACATGTGAATCGTGCTATGAAAGGATGCATTGAATGGCCACGCACCGCGCAGAAGAATAGTTTGAAGGCAAGACTGCTCGAGGCGAGGATGGAGAGTCAAAAGGTCCAGTTGCGCCAGGTTTTGAAGCACAAGATTTGA